One segment of Shewanella piezotolerans WP3 DNA contains the following:
- a CDS encoding efflux RND transporter periplasmic adaptor subunit: MATKKQIILPLVVIVIGIAGFAGMAALKKPPEEKEELDTTPLVSVQAVEIRPMDFSVSSYGVVAAKYETELVSQVNGEIVYLSEKFVRGGFVKKGDILAKIDPSDYDAALIDAQATMASARATLVQEKAFGKVAEEEWKRIKDGVPTELSLRKPQLAQELAKLNSSEAGLKRAKRNVERTVIKAPYDSLIEARNIGLGSYVSMGTNLGKVLSTDNAEIRLPIADKEIQFLTNKGNNADVILKGNFAGQPQEWKAKIVRSEGVIDSRSRMTYLVAEVSDPYGLKSNNNELRYGTYVTASIGGVHAGEVTKVARHLVINGQVAVLDDESKLKYVDVNVVRQIGSQVIITDGLNSGMNLITSALDYPIEGMQLALPKDKSLDNDDSETQPTQIAMEDKDKS; the protein is encoded by the coding sequence GTGGCTACGAAAAAACAGATAATTTTACCTTTGGTCGTGATTGTAATTGGTATCGCAGGCTTTGCTGGTATGGCGGCATTAAAAAAACCACCTGAAGAAAAAGAAGAGCTGGACACCACTCCATTGGTTTCAGTTCAAGCAGTAGAAATCAGACCAATGGATTTTTCGGTAAGTTCTTACGGTGTGGTTGCTGCAAAGTATGAAACAGAGCTGGTTTCTCAAGTAAACGGTGAAATTGTATACCTGTCAGAGAAGTTCGTTCGTGGAGGCTTTGTTAAAAAAGGAGATATTTTAGCAAAGATTGATCCTAGCGATTACGACGCAGCATTGATTGATGCACAAGCAACCATGGCTTCTGCGCGTGCCACACTGGTGCAAGAAAAAGCCTTTGGAAAGGTAGCTGAAGAAGAATGGAAACGTATTAAAGACGGCGTACCGACTGAACTTAGTTTACGTAAACCACAGCTTGCACAAGAATTAGCAAAGCTAAACTCTTCAGAAGCAGGCCTTAAACGTGCAAAAAGAAATGTAGAACGTACCGTGATTAAAGCGCCATACGATTCTCTGATTGAAGCACGCAATATTGGCTTAGGCTCTTATGTGAGTATGGGGACAAATTTGGGTAAAGTATTAAGCACTGATAATGCAGAGATCCGCTTACCCATCGCCGATAAAGAGATCCAGTTTTTAACTAACAAGGGCAACAACGCTGATGTTATTTTAAAAGGCAATTTTGCTGGCCAACCACAAGAGTGGAAAGCAAAAATCGTTCGTAGCGAAGGGGTTATTGATAGCCGCAGCCGAATGACTTACTTAGTCGCTGAAGTTTCTGATCCCTATGGACTTAAATCAAACAATAATGAATTACGCTACGGCACTTATGTGACAGCAAGTATCGGCGGTGTCCATGCAGGTGAAGTGACAAAAGTCGCTAGACACTTAGTGATTAATGGTCAAGTTGCCGTGCTCGATGATGAATCTAAGCTTAAATATGTAGATGTTAATGTTGTACGTCAAATAGGTTCACAAGTGATCATTACCGATGGCTTAAACTCTGGCATGAACCTTATAACTTCTGCACTTGATTATCCTATTGAAGGGATGCAACTTGCACTACCAAAAGACAAATCATTAGACAATGACGATTCCGAAACACAGCCAACGCAAATAGCGATGGAAGATAAGGATAAATCATGA
- a CDS encoding PBPRA1643 family SWIM/SEC-C metal-binding motif protein — protein MSDKFFFKGRKTPKPKHESYGYNTKRAAKLGTEVNPLMLSVQTEDRRVEIIKLLEDNQLLGQVTIDATTEENIIDLMGILNKPVTTRFEKQPNRNDPCTCGSGKKYKKCCG, from the coding sequence ATGTCAGATAAATTTTTCTTTAAAGGCCGTAAAACCCCAAAACCAAAACATGAAAGTTATGGTTACAACACAAAACGAGCGGCTAAACTCGGTACCGAAGTAAACCCACTAATGCTGTCGGTACAAACCGAAGACCGTCGCGTAGAGATCATTAAACTACTTGAAGATAATCAACTGCTTGGTCAGGTCACTATCGATGCGACTACAGAAGAGAATATTATTGATTTAATGGGGATCCTCAATAAGCCTGTAACAACTCGATTTGAAAAGCAGCCAAACAGAAATGATCCTTGCACCTGCGGTAGTGGCAAGAAGTATAAGAAATGTTGTGGCTAA
- a CDS encoding manganese-dependent inorganic pyrophosphatase produces the protein MPVYVVGHKIPDSDSICGAIALAHLRNQIGEASVASRLGELSPETAFILDKFGFDAPELKMSYAGEEVYIVDHSELTQAPDDIAEATIVGIVDHHKLGDITTSTPLECWIRPVGCSNTIIKMMYDFYNVEIPKEIAGIMMCAILSDTVIFKSPTCTTADIKCVEALAEIAGIADFKELGMDMFKVKSAVEGTPARDLVLRDFKDFNMNGNLVGIGQLEVIDLSVFDDIKASLVADIAALKAEGNRHSVLLLLTDIMKEGSEMLIVSDDAAIIESAYDKPVSDGKVWLDGVLSRKKQVVPPLQAVFA, from the coding sequence ATGCCAGTTTATGTTGTGGGCCACAAAATCCCAGATTCTGATTCAATTTGTGGTGCAATCGCACTAGCACATCTTAGAAACCAAATTGGAGAAGCTTCTGTTGCTTCTCGTTTAGGTGAACTTTCGCCTGAAACGGCGTTTATTCTCGACAAATTTGGTTTTGACGCACCAGAGCTAAAGATGAGCTACGCTGGTGAAGAAGTTTACATTGTTGATCACTCGGAGTTGACTCAAGCACCTGATGACATTGCAGAAGCAACTATTGTAGGTATTGTTGATCATCACAAGCTAGGTGATATTACAACTTCTACCCCACTAGAGTGTTGGATCCGTCCAGTTGGCTGTAGTAACACCATTATCAAGATGATGTATGATTTTTATAATGTAGAGATCCCGAAAGAGATTGCTGGCATTATGATGTGTGCAATTTTAAGTGACACGGTTATCTTTAAATCACCAACTTGTACAACAGCTGATATCAAGTGTGTTGAAGCGCTAGCAGAAATTGCTGGTATAGCTGACTTTAAAGAGCTTGGTATGGATATGTTTAAAGTTAAATCAGCAGTAGAAGGTACGCCTGCTCGTGATTTAGTGCTGCGTGACTTTAAAGATTTCAATATGAATGGCAACTTAGTTGGCATTGGTCAACTTGAAGTGATTGATCTATCAGTATTTGACGACATTAAAGCAAGTTTAGTTGCTGATATCGCAGCGTTAAAAGCAGAAGGTAATCGCCATAGCGTGTTGTTGCTACTTACTGACATTATGAAAGAGGGCTCGGAAATGCTTATCGTTAGTGACGATGCAGCTATTATCGAATCTGCTTATGATAAGCCAGTTAGCGACGGAAAAGTGTGGTTAGATGGTGTGCTTAGCCGCAAGAAGCAAGTAGTACCACCTTTACAAGCAGTATTCGCTTAA
- a CDS encoding Lon protease family protein, translating to MPITPLSSDQLYRTSGLKQLPTSCKSTKHLEPLDKIVGQERAQQAVEFALSMKEKGYNIYALGRNGLGKRTMVLRHLSRQKENSNGRTLYDWCYVVNFDDTRSPKVLTLPAGTGLKFKKQIEKLMLKLSKGLPLAFDNEMYYTRADKLKNQLAAKQEEALVQLTEEAKTHSIGLSISPQGNYELVALNGEEPHSEESYLMLSPEEQDSMQAAISSLEAKLRGIVRKITEWEDEYSEKQQKHDEEVAEEVLSLAFAKLKENYKDQANVKAYIKAMHKDILDNLDIFLEESEEQAALAYASMSKKMPRRYQINVLVAQDSPYQPIIVEETPNYHTIFGYVETATYKGTVFTDFSLIRPGSLHKANGGVLMIDAVKVLEHPYVWDGLKRALRSRKLSLTSLEREVTLSGAISLDPEAIPLDVKIILFGDFATYKLLQQYDAEFTELFRVTADFEDRMPRTDESEAHYAQFISSIIHSNKMLHCDRKAIARIIEFSSRQADDQNMLSLHSVDTANLLREANYCARAVNANMIRVSHVEQALANKENRICRAKDDYMQSFVNGTTLISTEGKRTGQVNALSVMSTTDYQFGAPSRITATTSFGDGQVFDIERTVDLSGSIHSKGVMILTAYIASVLGKTDKIPLSTHLTFEQSYGGVDGDSATMAELCAMLSSFADQPLRQDIAITGSMNQFGESQPIGGVNEKIEGFFDVCNIKGRKNSQGVIIPVSNIHNLMLRPDIVEAVRKGRFNIWAISHVNEAIELLTGIEVGKADKKGVYNPKSLLGKAQLRLKPLYKEKS from the coding sequence TAAGTCAACTAAACATTTAGAACCGCTTGACAAGATTGTCGGCCAAGAACGTGCGCAACAAGCGGTAGAGTTCGCCCTTTCCATGAAAGAAAAGGGCTATAACATTTATGCATTAGGTCGCAATGGCCTAGGTAAACGTACTATGGTGCTGCGCCACCTAAGCCGCCAAAAAGAGAACTCAAATGGCCGTACGCTTTATGATTGGTGCTATGTGGTTAACTTTGACGATACCCGCAGCCCAAAAGTATTAACTCTACCTGCTGGAACCGGCCTAAAATTTAAAAAACAGATTGAAAAATTAATGCTTAAATTGTCAAAGGGGCTGCCGTTGGCTTTTGACAACGAGATGTATTATACCCGCGCTGACAAACTCAAAAATCAATTAGCAGCAAAACAAGAAGAAGCATTGGTTCAACTAACAGAGGAAGCAAAAACTCACAGTATTGGCCTGTCTATTTCTCCTCAGGGCAATTACGAGTTGGTTGCACTAAATGGCGAAGAACCGCACTCAGAAGAAAGTTATTTGATGTTGTCGCCTGAAGAGCAGGACTCAATGCAGGCAGCAATTAGCTCGCTTGAAGCAAAGTTACGCGGCATTGTCAGAAAGATCACTGAATGGGAAGATGAATATTCTGAAAAGCAACAGAAACATGACGAAGAAGTTGCTGAAGAAGTCTTATCACTGGCCTTTGCGAAACTAAAAGAGAACTATAAAGATCAGGCCAATGTAAAAGCCTATATCAAGGCGATGCATAAGGATATTCTCGATAACCTCGACATATTCCTTGAAGAAAGCGAAGAGCAAGCTGCCCTAGCCTACGCCTCAATGAGTAAGAAAATGCCAAGACGCTACCAGATCAATGTTTTGGTGGCACAAGACTCGCCTTATCAACCCATTATTGTTGAAGAAACGCCTAATTATCACACCATATTTGGCTACGTCGAGACGGCGACCTATAAAGGCACTGTTTTTACCGACTTTTCACTGATCCGCCCTGGTAGTTTACATAAAGCCAACGGCGGGGTGTTAATGATAGATGCCGTTAAAGTGTTAGAGCACCCGTACGTATGGGACGGTTTGAAGCGCGCGTTGCGCTCAAGAAAGCTCAGCTTAACTTCACTGGAAAGAGAAGTAACCCTTTCAGGGGCTATCTCTCTTGATCCTGAAGCCATTCCGCTTGATGTGAAGATCATTCTGTTTGGTGATTTTGCCACTTATAAACTGTTACAGCAGTATGACGCAGAGTTTACTGAGTTATTTAGGGTGACTGCTGACTTTGAAGACAGAATGCCGCGAACCGATGAGTCTGAAGCACATTATGCACAGTTCATCTCGAGTATTATTCACAGTAATAAGATGCTGCACTGCGATAGGAAAGCGATAGCTCGCATTATTGAGTTTAGCTCTCGTCAAGCTGATGATCAGAATATGCTGTCACTGCACTCTGTCGATACTGCTAATTTACTGCGTGAAGCCAACTATTGTGCCCGCGCAGTGAACGCAAATATGATCCGCGTAAGTCATGTAGAACAAGCGTTAGCCAATAAAGAGAATAGAATTTGCCGTGCTAAAGATGATTATATGCAGTCTTTTGTTAATGGCACTACATTAATCTCCACTGAAGGAAAACGAACCGGGCAAGTTAATGCCCTGTCAGTGATGTCGACAACCGACTACCAATTTGGTGCACCAAGCCGTATCACCGCAACCACTTCGTTTGGTGATGGACAAGTGTTCGATATTGAGCGTACTGTTGACTTAAGTGGCAGTATTCACTCTAAAGGTGTGATGATTCTAACCGCTTATATTGCCTCAGTTCTGGGTAAAACCGATAAGATCCCTCTGTCGACTCACCTGACATTCGAGCAATCTTATGGTGGTGTTGACGGTGATAGCGCAACCATGGCTGAGCTTTGCGCTATGTTGTCTTCATTTGCTGACCAGCCATTACGGCAAGATATTGCGATCACAGGCTCTATGAATCAGTTTGGCGAATCTCAGCCAATTGGTGGCGTAAACGAAAAAATTGAAGGCTTCTTCGATGTTTGCAATATTAAAGGACGCAAAAATAGCCAAGGGGTTATTATCCCTGTTTCGAACATCCATAATCTAATGCTTCGACCGGACATTGTAGAAGCGGTAAGAAAAGGTCGTTTTAATATTTGGGCTATAAGCCATGTTAATGAAGCGATTGAATTGCTGACAGGCATTGAAGTGGGTAAGGCTGATAAGAAAGGCGTGTATAACCCTAAGAGCTTACTTGGTAAAGCGCAGCTAAGATTGAAACCACTCTACAAAGAAAAGTCTTAG